In Carya illinoinensis cultivar Pawnee chromosome 16, C.illinoinensisPawnee_v1, whole genome shotgun sequence, a single window of DNA contains:
- the LOC122299707 gene encoding ABC transporter G family member 11-like isoform X1, with translation MERAENSAANHVVMEIEPNKQVVPGLSPLSETLWRDKAKTEFVGDVSARLTWKDLSVMVTLNNGESQKVLEGLTGYAEPGTLTALMGPSGSGKSTLLDALSSRLAANAFLSGTILLNGRKTKLSFGTAAYVTQDENLIGTLTVRETISYSAQLRLPDKMPWSEKQALVEGTIIEMGLQDCADTVIGNWHLRGISGGERRRVSIALEILMRPRLLFLDEPTSGLDSASAFFVTQTLSGLSRDGRTVIASIHQPSSQVFELFDRLCLLSGGKTVYFGEACEAYEFFAQAGFPCPALRNPSDHFLRCVNSDFDKVKATLRGSMKLRFEAGDDPLEKITTAEAIRTLIDSYCTSQYCYAVREKVEEISKFKGTVLDSGGSQASFLMQAFTLTKRSFVNMSRDFGYYWLRLLIYIVVTICVGTIYYNVGTGYTSILARGSCASFVFGFVTFLSIGGFPSFVEDMKVFHRERLNGHYGVASYVIGNTLSAMPFLILITFLSGTICYFMVHLHPGFERYVFFVLCLFASVTVVESLMMAIASIVPNFLMGIIIGAGIQGIFMLVSGYFRLPNDIPKPVWRYPMSYISFHYWAVQGQYQNDLKGLFFDNQRLDLPKISGEYILENVYQINVHRSKWVDLGVIFSMIAIYRILFFMLIKISEDVTPWIRGYIARRRMQQKNDNHDTPTASNGLTKSPSLRTYVKNRTSEGKSR, from the exons ATGGAGAGAGCGGAAAACTCTGCAGCAAATCACGTAGTGATGGAGATAGAGCCAAACAAACAAGTAGTACCGGGCTTGAGCCCTCTGAGTGAGACTCTTTGgagggacaaggctaagacagaATTCGTGGGGGATGTGTCGGCGAGGCTGACATGGAAGGACCTGAGTGTGATGGTCACTCTCAACAATGGTGAGAGCCAGAAGGTGTTGGAAGGGCTCACTGGTTATGCAGAGCCAGGAACCCTAACTGCACTCATGGGACCCTCTGGCTCAGGCAAATCTACACTGCTTGATGCTCTTTCTAGCCGTCTTGCAGCCAATGCTTTCCTTTCTGGTACCATTCTCCTCAATGGTCGCAAAACTAAGCTCTCTTTTGGGACTGCT GCCTATGTAACCCAAGATGAGAATCTGATCGGAACTCTAACAGTACGGGAGACAATTTCATACTCCGCTCAACTACGGCTGCCGGATAAAATGCCATGGTCGGAGAAACAAGCACTGGTTGAGGGTACCATTATTGAGATGGGCCTCCAAGATTGCGCCGACACCGTAATCGGAAACTGGCATTTGCGAGGAATCAGtggaggagaaagaagaagggTTAGCATTGCTCTTGAGATCTTGATGAGACCCAGATTGCTCTTCTTGGATGAGCCAACTAGCGGACTTGACAG TGCTTCTGCTTTCTTTGTAACGCAAACATTAAGTGGTCTATCGAGGGATGGGAGGACTGTCATAGCCTCTATTCACCAGCCAAGCAGTCAAGTATTTGAACTATTTGATCGATTATGCTTGCTTTCAGGGGGGAAAACTGTTTATTTTGGCGAGGCTTGCGAAGCATATGAG TTCTTTGCACAAGCTGGGTTCCCCTGCCCTGCTTTAAGGAACCCTTCTGATCATTTTCTTAGGTGCGTCAATTCTGACTTTGATAAAGTTAAGGCCACTCTAAGAGGATCCATGAAATTGCGG TTTGAGGCAGGTGATGATCCACTTGAGAAGATTACCACAGCTGAAGCTATTCGAACCCTCATTGACTCCTACTGCACTTCTCAGTACTGCTATGCAGTGAGGGAGAAAGTTGAGGAGATATCCAAATTC AAAGGAACTGTGCTGGATTCAGGAGGTAGTCAGGCTAGTTTCCTGATGCAAGCCTTTACCTTGACCAAGCGTTCATTTGTCAACATGTCAAGGGACTTTGGGTATTACTGGCTTAGGCTTCTAATATACATTGTAGTCACTATCTGCGTTGGGACCATCTATTACAATGTCGGAACGGGTTACACTTCAATTCTG GCAAGGGGATCATGTGCATcatttgtatttggttttgtaACATTCCTGTCAATCGGCGGGTTTCCTTCATTCGTTGAAGATATGAAG GTTTTCCACAGAGAGAGGCTGAATGGCCACTATGGTGTCGCTTCATATGTCATTGGCAACACACTATCTGCAATGCCCTTCCTGATATTGATAACCTTCCTCTCTGGAACTATTTGTTACTTCATGGTCCACCTGCACCCGGGATTTGAACGTTATGTATTCTTTGTTCTATGCCTTTTTGCAAGTGTCACAGTAGTTGAGAGCCTGATGATGGCCATAGCCAGTATTGTCCCCAACTTCCTCATGGGCATCATCATAGGGGCTGGAATTCAG GGTATATTCATGCTAGTCTCTGGGTACTTCAGGCTCCCAAATGACATCCCAAAGCCTGTGTGGCGCTACCCCATGTCATACATCAGCTTCCATTACTGGGCTGTGCAG GGACAATACCAGAATGATCTCAAGGGCTTGTTTTTTGACAACCAAAGATTGGATCTTCCTAAGATATCTGGAGAGTACATCTTGGAAAATGTGTACCAGATTAACGTTCATCGATCGAAATGGGTGGATCTTGGTGTCATCTTCAGCATGATAGCCATTTACCGCATCCTCTTCTTCATGTTGATCAAAATTAGTGAGGATGTGACACCTTGGATCAGAGGTTACATCGCCAGAAGAAGAATGCAACAGAAGAATGACAATCATGATACCCCAACAGCTTCCAATGGTCTCACCAAATCTCCTTCTCTGAGAACATATGTGAAGAATCGTACAAGTGAAGGTAAAAGTAGATAA
- the LOC122299707 gene encoding ABC transporter G family member 11-like isoform X2, with translation MERAENSAANHVVMEIEPNKQVVPGLSPLSETLWRDKAKTEFVGDVSARLTWKDLSVMVTLNNGESQKVLEGLTGYAEPGTLTALMGPSGSGKSTLLDALSSRLAANAFLSGTILLNGRKTKLSFGTAAYVTQDENLIGTLTVRETISYSAQLRLPDKMPWSEKQALVEGTIIEMGLQDCADTVIGNWHLRGISGGERRRVSIALEILMRPRLLFLDEPTSGLDSASAFFVTQTLSGLSRDGRTVIASIHQPSSQVFELFDRLCLLSGGKTVYFGEACEAYEFFAQAGFPCPALRNPSDHFLRCVNSDFDKVKATLRGSMKLRFEAGDDPLEKITTAEAIRTLIDSYCTSQYCYAVREKVEEISKFKGTVLDSGGSQASFLMQAFTLTKRSFVNMSRDFGYYWLRLLIYIVVTICVGTIYYNVGTGYTSILVFHRERLNGHYGVASYVIGNTLSAMPFLILITFLSGTICYFMVHLHPGFERYVFFVLCLFASVTVVESLMMAIASIVPNFLMGIIIGAGIQGIFMLVSGYFRLPNDIPKPVWRYPMSYISFHYWAVQGQYQNDLKGLFFDNQRLDLPKISGEYILENVYQINVHRSKWVDLGVIFSMIAIYRILFFMLIKISEDVTPWIRGYIARRRMQQKNDNHDTPTASNGLTKSPSLRTYVKNRTSEGKSR, from the exons ATGGAGAGAGCGGAAAACTCTGCAGCAAATCACGTAGTGATGGAGATAGAGCCAAACAAACAAGTAGTACCGGGCTTGAGCCCTCTGAGTGAGACTCTTTGgagggacaaggctaagacagaATTCGTGGGGGATGTGTCGGCGAGGCTGACATGGAAGGACCTGAGTGTGATGGTCACTCTCAACAATGGTGAGAGCCAGAAGGTGTTGGAAGGGCTCACTGGTTATGCAGAGCCAGGAACCCTAACTGCACTCATGGGACCCTCTGGCTCAGGCAAATCTACACTGCTTGATGCTCTTTCTAGCCGTCTTGCAGCCAATGCTTTCCTTTCTGGTACCATTCTCCTCAATGGTCGCAAAACTAAGCTCTCTTTTGGGACTGCT GCCTATGTAACCCAAGATGAGAATCTGATCGGAACTCTAACAGTACGGGAGACAATTTCATACTCCGCTCAACTACGGCTGCCGGATAAAATGCCATGGTCGGAGAAACAAGCACTGGTTGAGGGTACCATTATTGAGATGGGCCTCCAAGATTGCGCCGACACCGTAATCGGAAACTGGCATTTGCGAGGAATCAGtggaggagaaagaagaagggTTAGCATTGCTCTTGAGATCTTGATGAGACCCAGATTGCTCTTCTTGGATGAGCCAACTAGCGGACTTGACAG TGCTTCTGCTTTCTTTGTAACGCAAACATTAAGTGGTCTATCGAGGGATGGGAGGACTGTCATAGCCTCTATTCACCAGCCAAGCAGTCAAGTATTTGAACTATTTGATCGATTATGCTTGCTTTCAGGGGGGAAAACTGTTTATTTTGGCGAGGCTTGCGAAGCATATGAG TTCTTTGCACAAGCTGGGTTCCCCTGCCCTGCTTTAAGGAACCCTTCTGATCATTTTCTTAGGTGCGTCAATTCTGACTTTGATAAAGTTAAGGCCACTCTAAGAGGATCCATGAAATTGCGG TTTGAGGCAGGTGATGATCCACTTGAGAAGATTACCACAGCTGAAGCTATTCGAACCCTCATTGACTCCTACTGCACTTCTCAGTACTGCTATGCAGTGAGGGAGAAAGTTGAGGAGATATCCAAATTC AAAGGAACTGTGCTGGATTCAGGAGGTAGTCAGGCTAGTTTCCTGATGCAAGCCTTTACCTTGACCAAGCGTTCATTTGTCAACATGTCAAGGGACTTTGGGTATTACTGGCTTAGGCTTCTAATATACATTGTAGTCACTATCTGCGTTGGGACCATCTATTACAATGTCGGAACGGGTTACACTTCAATTCTG GTTTTCCACAGAGAGAGGCTGAATGGCCACTATGGTGTCGCTTCATATGTCATTGGCAACACACTATCTGCAATGCCCTTCCTGATATTGATAACCTTCCTCTCTGGAACTATTTGTTACTTCATGGTCCACCTGCACCCGGGATTTGAACGTTATGTATTCTTTGTTCTATGCCTTTTTGCAAGTGTCACAGTAGTTGAGAGCCTGATGATGGCCATAGCCAGTATTGTCCCCAACTTCCTCATGGGCATCATCATAGGGGCTGGAATTCAG GGTATATTCATGCTAGTCTCTGGGTACTTCAGGCTCCCAAATGACATCCCAAAGCCTGTGTGGCGCTACCCCATGTCATACATCAGCTTCCATTACTGGGCTGTGCAG GGACAATACCAGAATGATCTCAAGGGCTTGTTTTTTGACAACCAAAGATTGGATCTTCCTAAGATATCTGGAGAGTACATCTTGGAAAATGTGTACCAGATTAACGTTCATCGATCGAAATGGGTGGATCTTGGTGTCATCTTCAGCATGATAGCCATTTACCGCATCCTCTTCTTCATGTTGATCAAAATTAGTGAGGATGTGACACCTTGGATCAGAGGTTACATCGCCAGAAGAAGAATGCAACAGAAGAATGACAATCATGATACCCCAACAGCTTCCAATGGTCTCACCAAATCTCCTTCTCTGAGAACATATGTGAAGAATCGTACAAGTGAAGGTAAAAGTAGATAA